The stretch of DNA CTGTAGCTTTCATCTTGCTGAGCAGCCATCAGTAGCAGGAAGATAAACCTAGCTTTCACCAAAAAGCCACATCCTTCTTCATGAATCCCTCTTCATGCTTCCAGCCTTTCTAAACTCCACCCCTTGAGAAGAGTGGAGCCTGTAGCTCAATTACAAGTGCTGTTATTAAAGACTCTCTTGGGAGACTGTTTCGCCTCATTTTCCCAGCATGTTTGTGGCAGCTTGTTCTTCATAGTTCTCCCTACATGGAATGTGTCCACGGCAGTCCGAGCTGCCTGAAACCCTGACCTGGAACTGTGGGCGACCTGGTTGGCGCCGCGCACCACCCGCAgggctgcctgcctcccacccaggcactctgggaggAAGCCCAAGGCTCCTTTTGTGCCGTCTACATGGATAGCTGCGCTTGGTAAGAGAGAACTGATGTAACCAAGTCCGACATATCCAGCCTTGGGAATGCAGGGACTAGCGATGGGCACGGGAGTAGGGGCTGGCTGGAAAAGGGAAAATGGATCATCTCGTGATTGTGAAGTTGATTCTAGAAACGAAGGGATTCGTGAGACTCCCAGAACCTCTCCTTTCCACTCGGCAGCTTCGAGCCCCTTCCCTACTCCTTCTTTCCAAAACCCGGAGCCCTGCAGTAAGCGCTGTTCGCTGCCGTCTCCCCTCGGTGCCTGGGGCGCAGCTGGAGGGGGCCGCTGGGAAACCCACTTGGGCATAGCTGCCAGAAGCCGAGAAGTGACCGGGCGTTCCCAAACAAAGCCCTTCTCTGGACCAAACCCGCCCCAGCCATTAAGGGACCACAAGCTCCCCTGCACCGGGCAACTGAACCCAAGCAGCAGCTAGTCCAAGCCGCTACAACCCGATGTCACTGGGCACCACCGGGAGAGAGCACGCGCCGCGCCTCACTCCAGATGTTCGGTGCCCTAGGGAGTCAGGGCGGTGCGCACGGAGGTCGCGGGGCCCCGGGGGAGTCTTGTGCGGACGGAGGGCGAGTGTAGTTCCGACCCTCCCGGCCCAGCGCCCAGGTACCTCGCAGCCGTACAGCTGACCTAGCTGCTCCACGATCCACTCCTCCAGCACCAGCCGCTTGCGAAGCTCCTTGCGGTCGTATTTCACTGTCACTTTTCCCTGCTGGTGCCgcctctgctgttgctgctgctccttaATTTGCCCAGCAGCGGCGGCCGAGGGCAGGGGCGCCGAGTCCTCCCGGGAGGAGCCGGAGCCGCCGCTGGATCCCGGGCTGCCACCGGCACCACCCCTGGGACTCTGGAAGAAAACCCGCGCGCCGCCCCCACTGCCGCCGCCGGCGCCGCCGGCCGGTTCGCTGCTGCCAGTCACCAGCGACATGGCCCCGCGCCGGAGCCCAGTGTGGCCCAGAAGCAGCGGGCAGAGCGCGCGGGCGCCGCTACCACCTCGGGCCGGGAAACAGC from Ochotona princeps isolate mOchPri1 chromosome 1, mOchPri1.hap1, whole genome shotgun sequence encodes:
- the PPP1R14C gene encoding protein phosphatase 1 regulatory subunit 14C; the protein is MSLVTGSSEPAGGAGGGSGGGARVFFQSPRGGAGGSPGSSGGSGSSREDSAPLPSAAAAGQIKEQQQQQRRHQQGKVTVKYDRKELRKRLVLEEWIVEQLGQLYGCEEEEMPDVEIDIDDLLDADSEEERALKLQEALVDCYKPTEEFIKELLSRIRGMRKLSPPQKKSI